One Vespula pensylvanica isolate Volc-1 chromosome 1, ASM1446617v1, whole genome shotgun sequence genomic region harbors:
- the LOC122630178 gene encoding signal-induced proliferation-associated 1-like protein 2 isoform X1, with translation MSLINKIVRVVVNSTNCLTPSPKKKYEDSEYSEEATNTLYEETTNTICEEVTLIHEDINNISLKNDQNDEMIASLPINSGGSGGPVSRVGRGLALHRSNSSLELPHSPDPASRVPETPLRREYGSHGSIDVVAQSVTVGENIFAMLQDFRPTDQRSPVSADYLRRVQDTQSAQDTDEVCGPTGGGSSPKLRLKLNRFWGGKSPRAMEETCGSPVVSADVEERHRRRAFAHYDCQSLTANLGYAAKLRGILLARRRNTATGASAASALRASTPDETPEEDSGDGKGNDLLESCPFFRNEIGGEGEREVGLTRCPHVNGVHRPALSYGVSVLEPLPGETLWKHTCPVQKRPLPIESVDEGAHYYRKYFLGREHQNWFGMDEQLGPVAISIRKDVSQYRIIVRTSELLTLRGSVPEEALGIRPQGRVPTRELLELVAPEVQLGCLRLGTAAAEEAVARLDEQGLSSRYKVGVLYCRSGQRTEEEMYNNQHAGPAFLEFLDTIGQRIRLRGFEGYKAGLDTRTDSTGTHAVAATHRGAEVTFHVSTMLPFTPNNRQQLLRKRHIGNDIVTIVFQEPGALPFSPRRIRSQFQHVFIVVKAINPCTDNTQYSVAVSRSKEVPIFGPPVPPGATFTKGKAFADFILAKVINAENAAHRSEKFATMATRTRQEYLKDLATNYSSATVVDTGQKFSMLSFSSKKKANVRPRLSCDASQRGAICWQVILEDSNQNTDCYLGISIDTIVLIEEHSRQIVFVTPCVSVLGWHAQTNSLRLYYHQGECITIHVRGDYGERDELMEIVARLRAVTQGAPASELSLKRNGLGQLGFHVQPDGVVTQVEAMGLSWQAGLRQGSRLVEICKVAVSTLTHDQMIDLLKTSAQVTVTVIPPTNDGNPRRGCPLQNCQHLSNNYEGDYENVTNPDNTPTQQIAMSHQRRYDRSFSPPRSSNSSGYGTGSSSRSFNDPRFPLEGTMTSSSSGHSSTDDRWYELLEPQDQDNNGHRTDGTPPPPLPARQNYQALTPNKAITGQKKEKESHYASSKQFTENSKLHNHDHYAKESGYVSAKVIQENARHENYQRHLDNAHRNQDHVTSNYVKLQKEKFEIKQENLYASQRDLLKNDYQHHSTHQKLSASNSLPLAQNASYSLPKSASNNNLIRFNEFDQTSSKYEYENKPDRTSKYEIQEEKLLDRNTNKYDQETRNDIRNDIRNEKRATIGYEYSEDSYEKRNSKYDIEITKYDLEAIQQNNDRKHNNNDNNDHNREPIRYEMPHEFKVGEKVTCLKTTMSERPVPHKVNVEYRQTKDFATSLPPEVRIPESNCIEVTTLPSEDELSNGSGSISPRLRRANKHRAGNLTPSSGSSRNQSPRPKPGVRNSHRNSANLTSSTLQEDLMKLINPDYIADDNQLTNNNISNNIMSANQNSNKINNNMLEIQNRCRSRENLCGNSTSTLSVLPANGQDNGNNGSEVILTMARPATVISNASTASSPAPSENKLSKEERLSPRVTKSPHSMSKPTNNLTSTKDAKTHVDGDVDCWQNHHIDSNNKTSKQHPQEWTDDRIIDGCNTIANSVSDLQSHLSTLELRVARETRRRLSLEDEVRRLRDENRRLQDESHAAAQQLRRFTEWFFQTIDHQ, from the exons AATGACGAAATGATCGCGAGCCTACCGATAAATAGCGGCGGCAGCGGAGGGCCGGTGAGCCGCGTGGGTCGTGGACTGGCCCTTCACAGATCCAACTCAAGTTTAGAACTACCTCACAGTCCTGATCCCGCCTCTCGAGTGCCAGAGACACCCCTCAGAAGGGAGTATGGATCTCACG GTAGCATCGACGTAGTGGCTCAATCAGTCACAGTCGGCGAGAACATCTTCGCGATGCTTCAAGATTTTCGGCCAACGGATCAAAGAAGTCCAGTAAGCGCCGATTATTTGAGACGTGTTCAGGATACGCAGTCGGCGCAGGACACTGACGAGGTCTGTGGACCAACCGGTGGCGGTTCCAGTCCGAAATTACGATTGAAGTTGAATAGATTTTGGGGTGGTAAATCTCCTCGTGCTATGGAAGAAACCTGTGGTAGCCCAGTCGTATCGGCTGATGTCGAAGAACGACATCGTAGACGAGCCTTTGCTCATTACGATTGCCAATCGCTCACAGCTAATCTCGGTTATGCTGCTAAACTGCGAGGTATACTTTtagcgagaagaagaaacacggCAACTGGTGCCTCAGCTGCAAGCGCTTTACGAGCCTCAACTCCAGATGAGACTCCTGAAGAAGATTCTGGAGATGGGAAAG GCAACGACCTTTTGGAATCGTGTCCCTTCTTCCGGAATGAAATTGGCGGTGAAGGGGAACGCGAAGTTGGCCTTACTCGCTGTCCACACGTTAATGGAGTTCATAGGCCAGCATTATCCTATGGTGTCTCGGTTTTGGAACCTTTACCCGGTGAAACATTATGGAAACACACGTGTCCGGTACAAAAACGGCCACTTCCGATCGAAAGCGTCGACGAGGGTGCTCATTATTATCGGAAATATTTCTTAG GTCGAGAACATCAAAATTGGTTTGGTATGGACGAACAATTAGGTCCAGTGGCCATCAGTATTCGTAAAGACGTTAGTCAATATCGAATAATCGTAAGAACATCAGAACTATTAACTTTACGTGGTTCTGTGCCTGAAGAAGCACTGGGTATAAGGCCCCAAGGTAGAGTACCAACGAGAGAACTATTGGAGTTGGTCGCACCGGAAGTACAATTAGGCTGTCTCAGACTTGGAACGGCTGCAGCTGAAGAAGCTGTCGCAAGATTGGATGAGCAGGGTCTTTCTAGCAGGTACAAGGTCGGCGTGCTATACTGTAGATCAGGTCAGAGAACGGAGGAAGAGATGTACAATAATCAGCATGCTGGACCAGCGTTTCTCGAATTTCTCGATACAATCg GCCAAAGAATAAGACTGCGAGGATTCGAGGGTTACAAAGCTGGTTTGGATACTCGAACAGACTCAACGGGTACTCACGCGGTAGCTGCGACTCATCGGGGAGCGGAAGTTACGTTTCACGTGTCAACGATGCTACCCTTTACGCCGAATAACCGGCAGCAGCTGTTAAGGAAGAGACACATTGGGAACGACATAGTAACAATAGTCTTTCAg GAACCCGGAGCTCTACCGTTCAGTCCACGGAGAATACGTTCGCAATTTCAGCATGTGTTCATCGTGGTAAAAGCCATTAATCCTTGCACAGACAATACGCAATACAGCGTAGCTGTTTCCAGAAGCAAAGAGGTGCCTATTTTCGGACCACCTGTTCCACCAGGAGCGACCTTTACAAAGGGAAAAGCTTTTGCGGATTTCATTCTAGCGAAAGTGATTAATGCCGAGAATGCAGCACACAG ATCAGAAAAGTTTGCCACAATGGCGACAAGAACGAGACaggaatatttgaaagatttgGCGACTAATTATTCTTCTGCCACGGTTGTCGACACTGGTCAAAAGTTTT cGATGCTGTCCTTCAGCAGTAAAAAGAAGGCAAATGTGAGACCAAGATTATCTTGTGACGCGTCCCAGCGTGGTGCGATTTGTTGGCAGGTCATTCTTGAGGATAGCAATCAAAACACCGATTGCTATCTTGGAATAAGCATTGATACTATCGTACTGATCGAAGAACATTCACGACAAATCGTCTTTGTAACTCCTTGCGTCAGCGTTCTTGGCTGGCATGCTCAGACCAATAG TCTGAGATTGTATTATCATCAAGGCGAGTGTATAACGATCCATGTGCGCGGCGATTACGGTGAACGCGACGAACTAATGGAAATAGTCGCACGATTGCGAGCGGTGACGCAAGGAGCACCAGCATCTGAGCTTTCCCTCAAAAGAAACGGCCTCGGACAATTGGGTTTCCACGTACAACCGGACGGTGTGGTGACTCAGGTCGAAGCTATGGGACTTTCGTGGCAAGCTGGTCTTCGACAGGGCTCGAGACTCGTTGAAATTTGTAAGGTGGCTGTGTCAACGTTGACCCACGATCAGATGATCGATCTTTTAAAAACCAGCGCTCAAGTCACTGTCACTGTTATACCACCCACGAATGATGGCAATCCTAGAAG AGGATGCCCGCTACAAAATTGTCAACATCTATCGAACAATTACGAAGGCGATTACGAAAACGTAACCAACCCGGACAACACGCCGACTCAACAAATTGCCATGTCACATCAGAGacgatacgatcgatcttttaGCCCACCTAGATCCAGTAACAGTTCAGGATACGGAACAGGTTCGAGTTCTAGATCGTTTAATGATCCTAGATTTCCATTGGAGGGTACAATGACAAGCAGTAGCAGTGGACACAGTAGTACCGATGATCGTTG GTACGAATTGTTGGAACCACAGGATCAGGATAACAATGGACATCGTACGGATGgcacaccaccaccaccattaccagCAAGACAGAATTATCAAGCTCTGACACCTAACAAAGCAATAACGggacaaaagaaagagaaagaaagtcatTACGCGAGTAGCAAGCAATTTACTGAGAATTCGAAACTTCACAATCACGATCACTACGCCAAGGAAAGTGGTTATGTGTCAGCTAAAGTTATCCAAGAAAATGCAAGACACGAGAATTATCAGAGACACCTGGACAACGCTCATCGGAATCAAGATCACGTAACTTCGAATTACGTAAAGctacagaaagagaaattcgagATCAAACAGGAGAATCTTTATGCGTCGCAAAGAGATCTCTTGAAGAACGATTATCAGCATCACTCTACTCATCAGAAACTCAGTGCTTCAAATTCTTTGCCATTGGCTCAGAACGCGAGTTATAGTCTTCCCAAATCTGCCAGCAACAATAATCTCATACGATTCAACGAATTCGATCAGACAAGCTCAAAGTACGAGTACGAAAATAAACCGGATAGAACATCGAAGTACGAGATTCAGGAAGAGAAACTTCTAGACCGAAACACTAACAAATACGATCAGGAAACACGTAATGATATACGTAACGATATACGTAATGAGAAACGTGCCACAATAGGTTACGAGTATTCAGAAGATTCctatgaaaaaaggaatagcAAGTACGACATTGAGATCACAAAATATGATTTAGAAGCCATACAACAGAACAATGAtagaaaacataataataatgacaacaACGATCACAATAGAGAACCAATTAGATACGAGATGCCTCATGAGTTCAAGGTCGGTGAAAAAGTGACCTGTTTGAAAACGACTATGTCTGAACGGCCAGTTCCGCACAAGGTCAACGTCGAGTATAGACAAACAAAGGACTTTGCTACGAGTCTTCCACCGGAAGTTAGGATTCCCGAAAGCAATTGCATCGAAGTGACAACTCTACCTAGCGAAGACGAACTGTCCAATGGTTCAGGAAGTATCTCACCGAGATTAAGAAGAGCGAACAAGCATCGAGCTGGTAATTTAACACCTTCGAGTGGCAGTTCGAGAAATCAAAGTCCTCGTCCGAAGCCAGGTGTCAGAAATTCTCATCGAAATTCAGCCAATCTCACGTCGAGTACTTTGCAGGAGGATCTGATGAAATTAATCAATCCTGATTACATAGCCGATGACAATCAgctaacgaataataatatatcgaataacatTATGAGCGCCAATCAAAACtctaataagataaataacaatatgCTGGAGATTCAAAACAGATGTAGATCCAGAGAAAATCTTTGCGGTAATAGTACTTCGACGTTAAGCGTTTTACCTGCTAATGGACAAGACAATGGTAATAATGGTTCCGAAGTTATTTTGACGATGGCTAGACCAGCCACTGTTATATCTAATGCTAGCACAGCGTCTAGTCCAGCACCAAGCGAAAACAAATTGTCCAAGGAAGAGAG ATTATCACCACGCGTTACTAAATCACCGCACTCGATGTCGAAACCTACCAACAATTTAACATCCACCAAGGACGCGAAGACACACGTGGACGGCGACGTAGATTGTTGGCAGAATCATCATATAGATTCAAACAATAAAACGTCGAAGCAGCATCCTCAGGAATGGACCGATGATAGGATCATTGATGGCTGTAATACCATTGC AAATTCTGTCTCTGATTTGCAATCTCATCTCTCGACTCTCGAGCTGAGAGTAGCCAGGGAAACACGACGTCGTCTCTCTTTAGAAGACGAAGTTCGTCGTTTGAGAGACGAAAATCGACGCTTGCAGGACGAAAGCCATGCTGCTGCTCAACAACTTCGTCGCTTCACCGAGTggttttttcaaacgatagatcatcagtaa
- the LOC122630178 gene encoding signal-induced proliferation-associated 1-like protein 2 isoform X2 — MIASLPINSGGSGGPVSRVGRGLALHRSNSSLELPHSPDPASRVPETPLRREYGSHGSIDVVAQSVTVGENIFAMLQDFRPTDQRSPVSADYLRRVQDTQSAQDTDEVCGPTGGGSSPKLRLKLNRFWGGKSPRAMEETCGSPVVSADVEERHRRRAFAHYDCQSLTANLGYAAKLRGILLARRRNTATGASAASALRASTPDETPEEDSGDGKGNDLLESCPFFRNEIGGEGEREVGLTRCPHVNGVHRPALSYGVSVLEPLPGETLWKHTCPVQKRPLPIESVDEGAHYYRKYFLGREHQNWFGMDEQLGPVAISIRKDVSQYRIIVRTSELLTLRGSVPEEALGIRPQGRVPTRELLELVAPEVQLGCLRLGTAAAEEAVARLDEQGLSSRYKVGVLYCRSGQRTEEEMYNNQHAGPAFLEFLDTIGQRIRLRGFEGYKAGLDTRTDSTGTHAVAATHRGAEVTFHVSTMLPFTPNNRQQLLRKRHIGNDIVTIVFQEPGALPFSPRRIRSQFQHVFIVVKAINPCTDNTQYSVAVSRSKEVPIFGPPVPPGATFTKGKAFADFILAKVINAENAAHRSEKFATMATRTRQEYLKDLATNYSSATVVDTGQKFSMLSFSSKKKANVRPRLSCDASQRGAICWQVILEDSNQNTDCYLGISIDTIVLIEEHSRQIVFVTPCVSVLGWHAQTNSLRLYYHQGECITIHVRGDYGERDELMEIVARLRAVTQGAPASELSLKRNGLGQLGFHVQPDGVVTQVEAMGLSWQAGLRQGSRLVEICKVAVSTLTHDQMIDLLKTSAQVTVTVIPPTNDGNPRRGCPLQNCQHLSNNYEGDYENVTNPDNTPTQQIAMSHQRRYDRSFSPPRSSNSSGYGTGSSSRSFNDPRFPLEGTMTSSSSGHSSTDDRWYELLEPQDQDNNGHRTDGTPPPPLPARQNYQALTPNKAITGQKKEKESHYASSKQFTENSKLHNHDHYAKESGYVSAKVIQENARHENYQRHLDNAHRNQDHVTSNYVKLQKEKFEIKQENLYASQRDLLKNDYQHHSTHQKLSASNSLPLAQNASYSLPKSASNNNLIRFNEFDQTSSKYEYENKPDRTSKYEIQEEKLLDRNTNKYDQETRNDIRNDIRNEKRATIGYEYSEDSYEKRNSKYDIEITKYDLEAIQQNNDRKHNNNDNNDHNREPIRYEMPHEFKVGEKVTCLKTTMSERPVPHKVNVEYRQTKDFATSLPPEVRIPESNCIEVTTLPSEDELSNGSGSISPRLRRANKHRAGNLTPSSGSSRNQSPRPKPGVRNSHRNSANLTSSTLQEDLMKLINPDYIADDNQLTNNNISNNIMSANQNSNKINNNMLEIQNRCRSRENLCGNSTSTLSVLPANGQDNGNNGSEVILTMARPATVISNASTASSPAPSENKLSKEERLSPRVTKSPHSMSKPTNNLTSTKDAKTHVDGDVDCWQNHHIDSNNKTSKQHPQEWTDDRIIDGCNTIANSVSDLQSHLSTLELRVARETRRRLSLEDEVRRLRDENRRLQDESHAAAQQLRRFTEWFFQTIDHQ, encoded by the exons ATGATCGCGAGCCTACCGATAAATAGCGGCGGCAGCGGAGGGCCGGTGAGCCGCGTGGGTCGTGGACTGGCCCTTCACAGATCCAACTCAAGTTTAGAACTACCTCACAGTCCTGATCCCGCCTCTCGAGTGCCAGAGACACCCCTCAGAAGGGAGTATGGATCTCACG GTAGCATCGACGTAGTGGCTCAATCAGTCACAGTCGGCGAGAACATCTTCGCGATGCTTCAAGATTTTCGGCCAACGGATCAAAGAAGTCCAGTAAGCGCCGATTATTTGAGACGTGTTCAGGATACGCAGTCGGCGCAGGACACTGACGAGGTCTGTGGACCAACCGGTGGCGGTTCCAGTCCGAAATTACGATTGAAGTTGAATAGATTTTGGGGTGGTAAATCTCCTCGTGCTATGGAAGAAACCTGTGGTAGCCCAGTCGTATCGGCTGATGTCGAAGAACGACATCGTAGACGAGCCTTTGCTCATTACGATTGCCAATCGCTCACAGCTAATCTCGGTTATGCTGCTAAACTGCGAGGTATACTTTtagcgagaagaagaaacacggCAACTGGTGCCTCAGCTGCAAGCGCTTTACGAGCCTCAACTCCAGATGAGACTCCTGAAGAAGATTCTGGAGATGGGAAAG GCAACGACCTTTTGGAATCGTGTCCCTTCTTCCGGAATGAAATTGGCGGTGAAGGGGAACGCGAAGTTGGCCTTACTCGCTGTCCACACGTTAATGGAGTTCATAGGCCAGCATTATCCTATGGTGTCTCGGTTTTGGAACCTTTACCCGGTGAAACATTATGGAAACACACGTGTCCGGTACAAAAACGGCCACTTCCGATCGAAAGCGTCGACGAGGGTGCTCATTATTATCGGAAATATTTCTTAG GTCGAGAACATCAAAATTGGTTTGGTATGGACGAACAATTAGGTCCAGTGGCCATCAGTATTCGTAAAGACGTTAGTCAATATCGAATAATCGTAAGAACATCAGAACTATTAACTTTACGTGGTTCTGTGCCTGAAGAAGCACTGGGTATAAGGCCCCAAGGTAGAGTACCAACGAGAGAACTATTGGAGTTGGTCGCACCGGAAGTACAATTAGGCTGTCTCAGACTTGGAACGGCTGCAGCTGAAGAAGCTGTCGCAAGATTGGATGAGCAGGGTCTTTCTAGCAGGTACAAGGTCGGCGTGCTATACTGTAGATCAGGTCAGAGAACGGAGGAAGAGATGTACAATAATCAGCATGCTGGACCAGCGTTTCTCGAATTTCTCGATACAATCg GCCAAAGAATAAGACTGCGAGGATTCGAGGGTTACAAAGCTGGTTTGGATACTCGAACAGACTCAACGGGTACTCACGCGGTAGCTGCGACTCATCGGGGAGCGGAAGTTACGTTTCACGTGTCAACGATGCTACCCTTTACGCCGAATAACCGGCAGCAGCTGTTAAGGAAGAGACACATTGGGAACGACATAGTAACAATAGTCTTTCAg GAACCCGGAGCTCTACCGTTCAGTCCACGGAGAATACGTTCGCAATTTCAGCATGTGTTCATCGTGGTAAAAGCCATTAATCCTTGCACAGACAATACGCAATACAGCGTAGCTGTTTCCAGAAGCAAAGAGGTGCCTATTTTCGGACCACCTGTTCCACCAGGAGCGACCTTTACAAAGGGAAAAGCTTTTGCGGATTTCATTCTAGCGAAAGTGATTAATGCCGAGAATGCAGCACACAG ATCAGAAAAGTTTGCCACAATGGCGACAAGAACGAGACaggaatatttgaaagatttgGCGACTAATTATTCTTCTGCCACGGTTGTCGACACTGGTCAAAAGTTTT cGATGCTGTCCTTCAGCAGTAAAAAGAAGGCAAATGTGAGACCAAGATTATCTTGTGACGCGTCCCAGCGTGGTGCGATTTGTTGGCAGGTCATTCTTGAGGATAGCAATCAAAACACCGATTGCTATCTTGGAATAAGCATTGATACTATCGTACTGATCGAAGAACATTCACGACAAATCGTCTTTGTAACTCCTTGCGTCAGCGTTCTTGGCTGGCATGCTCAGACCAATAG TCTGAGATTGTATTATCATCAAGGCGAGTGTATAACGATCCATGTGCGCGGCGATTACGGTGAACGCGACGAACTAATGGAAATAGTCGCACGATTGCGAGCGGTGACGCAAGGAGCACCAGCATCTGAGCTTTCCCTCAAAAGAAACGGCCTCGGACAATTGGGTTTCCACGTACAACCGGACGGTGTGGTGACTCAGGTCGAAGCTATGGGACTTTCGTGGCAAGCTGGTCTTCGACAGGGCTCGAGACTCGTTGAAATTTGTAAGGTGGCTGTGTCAACGTTGACCCACGATCAGATGATCGATCTTTTAAAAACCAGCGCTCAAGTCACTGTCACTGTTATACCACCCACGAATGATGGCAATCCTAGAAG AGGATGCCCGCTACAAAATTGTCAACATCTATCGAACAATTACGAAGGCGATTACGAAAACGTAACCAACCCGGACAACACGCCGACTCAACAAATTGCCATGTCACATCAGAGacgatacgatcgatcttttaGCCCACCTAGATCCAGTAACAGTTCAGGATACGGAACAGGTTCGAGTTCTAGATCGTTTAATGATCCTAGATTTCCATTGGAGGGTACAATGACAAGCAGTAGCAGTGGACACAGTAGTACCGATGATCGTTG GTACGAATTGTTGGAACCACAGGATCAGGATAACAATGGACATCGTACGGATGgcacaccaccaccaccattaccagCAAGACAGAATTATCAAGCTCTGACACCTAACAAAGCAATAACGggacaaaagaaagagaaagaaagtcatTACGCGAGTAGCAAGCAATTTACTGAGAATTCGAAACTTCACAATCACGATCACTACGCCAAGGAAAGTGGTTATGTGTCAGCTAAAGTTATCCAAGAAAATGCAAGACACGAGAATTATCAGAGACACCTGGACAACGCTCATCGGAATCAAGATCACGTAACTTCGAATTACGTAAAGctacagaaagagaaattcgagATCAAACAGGAGAATCTTTATGCGTCGCAAAGAGATCTCTTGAAGAACGATTATCAGCATCACTCTACTCATCAGAAACTCAGTGCTTCAAATTCTTTGCCATTGGCTCAGAACGCGAGTTATAGTCTTCCCAAATCTGCCAGCAACAATAATCTCATACGATTCAACGAATTCGATCAGACAAGCTCAAAGTACGAGTACGAAAATAAACCGGATAGAACATCGAAGTACGAGATTCAGGAAGAGAAACTTCTAGACCGAAACACTAACAAATACGATCAGGAAACACGTAATGATATACGTAACGATATACGTAATGAGAAACGTGCCACAATAGGTTACGAGTATTCAGAAGATTCctatgaaaaaaggaatagcAAGTACGACATTGAGATCACAAAATATGATTTAGAAGCCATACAACAGAACAATGAtagaaaacataataataatgacaacaACGATCACAATAGAGAACCAATTAGATACGAGATGCCTCATGAGTTCAAGGTCGGTGAAAAAGTGACCTGTTTGAAAACGACTATGTCTGAACGGCCAGTTCCGCACAAGGTCAACGTCGAGTATAGACAAACAAAGGACTTTGCTACGAGTCTTCCACCGGAAGTTAGGATTCCCGAAAGCAATTGCATCGAAGTGACAACTCTACCTAGCGAAGACGAACTGTCCAATGGTTCAGGAAGTATCTCACCGAGATTAAGAAGAGCGAACAAGCATCGAGCTGGTAATTTAACACCTTCGAGTGGCAGTTCGAGAAATCAAAGTCCTCGTCCGAAGCCAGGTGTCAGAAATTCTCATCGAAATTCAGCCAATCTCACGTCGAGTACTTTGCAGGAGGATCTGATGAAATTAATCAATCCTGATTACATAGCCGATGACAATCAgctaacgaataataatatatcgaataacatTATGAGCGCCAATCAAAACtctaataagataaataacaatatgCTGGAGATTCAAAACAGATGTAGATCCAGAGAAAATCTTTGCGGTAATAGTACTTCGACGTTAAGCGTTTTACCTGCTAATGGACAAGACAATGGTAATAATGGTTCCGAAGTTATTTTGACGATGGCTAGACCAGCCACTGTTATATCTAATGCTAGCACAGCGTCTAGTCCAGCACCAAGCGAAAACAAATTGTCCAAGGAAGAGAG ATTATCACCACGCGTTACTAAATCACCGCACTCGATGTCGAAACCTACCAACAATTTAACATCCACCAAGGACGCGAAGACACACGTGGACGGCGACGTAGATTGTTGGCAGAATCATCATATAGATTCAAACAATAAAACGTCGAAGCAGCATCCTCAGGAATGGACCGATGATAGGATCATTGATGGCTGTAATACCATTGC AAATTCTGTCTCTGATTTGCAATCTCATCTCTCGACTCTCGAGCTGAGAGTAGCCAGGGAAACACGACGTCGTCTCTCTTTAGAAGACGAAGTTCGTCGTTTGAGAGACGAAAATCGACGCTTGCAGGACGAAAGCCATGCTGCTGCTCAACAACTTCGTCGCTTCACCGAGTggttttttcaaacgatagatcatcagtaa